A portion of the Fulvia fulva chromosome 1, complete sequence genome contains these proteins:
- a CDS encoding Meiotic recombination protein rec8: MFYSHEVLTSRKYGVATVWLVATLGQKSALKKVSRKAILDVDVAKACETIVAPDAPLALRLQSNLLFGLTRVYAQQCGYVLTDAETARNNMRQVVRLMKQADLEKEGGNKAKPEQLILQDDPNYLPDLDLMPFDLDNLNLNIDVYHDTQATLSPHSSQHTASQHSIGGLMLPPSQSSFTGGPVGGLDLLSIRGDSGAGTRRRTDMVLADDDLGFTIEADGTFREEEQEPSTAPREVPVGIGGVLLYSQLHSVRLPIMSCERTANKLQPPRAPTEFDDGFVPVQDDFTFDDQYNVVDDPPLSPSGLVTAAAVRRREPKKRKPIPLDTTTTLRNGDLNRWSAEYLQNMRKATELKRPAKLAAIAKTNARHWVLGADSFLGEGVHGPLDMFSGAKLLEAFRPDLKHQRENDESSQSDRRVRPRTDTSSDEAGRGIEYDDGFMPIMDDDTIEQGRDAPTSLDDRHLSSIFPWNQSAGSRRPTDVGHPTSASYGGGSQLNLFSRRGSRLTSASPLVGRGAAGDVDDDLQLPGSDYAKGGMNDDEQFELFGPAAQVDTQTAAQTQWQRSVLGSESANFLAFVQNAIEEEDQLRGDDRDMIDDDDEPTSGSVDFDTLLPVETNSQIVAAQAFLHVLALGTKNMLSAAQDEAFGAITLCVIAV; this comes from the exons ATGTTCTACAGCCACGAGG TATTAACCTCCCGTAAATATGGAGTGGCTACAGTGTG GCTGGTCGCTACCTTGGGGCAGAAGTCGGCCCTCAAGAAAGTCTCCCGCAAGGCCATCCTCGACGTGGACGTTGCGAAGGCCTGCGAGACGATCGTTGCACCTGACGCGCCTCTAGCACTGCGGTTGCAGTCAAATCTGCT CTTTGGCCTCACACGCGTCTACGCGCAACAATGTGGCTATGTCTTGACAGACGCCGAGACCGCCCGCAACAACATGCGTCAAGTGGTCAGGTTGATGAAGCAAGCCGACCTCGAGAAAGAAGGCGGCAACAAGGCCAA GCCCGAACAGCTCATACTGCAAGACGATCCCAACTACTTGCCAGACCTTGACCTGATGCCCTTCGATCTCGACAACCTCAACCTCAACATCGATGTGTATCACGACACCCAGGCCACGTTATCGCCCCATAGCTCCCAACATACTGCTTCCCAGCACTCTATTGGTGGCCTCATGCTGCCACCTTCGCAGAGCTCGTTCACTGGCGGCCCAGTGGGTGGTCTCGACCTGCTGAGCATCCGCGGCGACTCAGGCGCTGGAACACGGCGGAGGACGGACATGGTGCTCGCAGACGATGACCTTGGCTTCACCATCGAAGCTGATGGCACATTTAGAGAGGAAGAACAAGAGCCCAGCACCGCGCCCAGAGAAGTTCCGGTTGGTATTGGCGGGGTGTTGTTGTACAGCCAGTTGCATTCAGTACGTCTGCCGATCATGTCTTGCGAACGGACTGCTAACAAGTTGCAGCCACCAAGAGCTCCCACCGAATTCGATGATGGCTTTGTGCCAGTCCAGGACGACTTCACGTTCGATGACCAATACAATGTCGTTGACGATCCGCCACTATCACCCTCCGGTCTGGTCACGGCCGCTGCTGTCCGCCGCAGAGAGCCCAAGAAGCGCAAGCCAATTCCATTAGATACGACCACCACCCTACGCAACGGCGATCTCAATCGTTGGTCGGCCGAGTATCTGCAGAACATGCGCAAGGCAACGGAGCTGAAGAGGCCAGCCAAGCTTGCAGCCATCGCCAAGACGAATGCTCGTCATTGGGTGTTGGGTGCTGATAGCTTTCTCGGCGAAGGAGTGCATGGTCCACTCGATATGTTTTCTGGTGCGAAATTGCTCGAGGCATTCAGACCGGATCTGAAGCATCAGAGGGAGAACGATGAGTCTTCCCAGAGCGATCGCCGAGTCCGACCACGCACCGACACATCCTCTGACGAGGCAGGCCGTGGAATAGAATACGATGATGGCTTCATGCCAATCATGGACGACGATACCATCGAGCAAGGTCGAGACGCACCAACCTCTCTAGACGACAGACATCTGTCCAGCATCTTCCCCTGGAATCAGAGCGCCGGATCTCGACGACCTACTGACGTTGGCCACCcaacttctgcttcctatGGTGGTGGATCACAGCTCAACCTCTTCAGTCGTCGTGGCAGCCGCCTCACGTCAGCTTCACCTCTCGTCGGCCGTGGCGCGGCCGGCGATGTTGACGATGATCTCCAGTTACCGGGATCCGACTACGCGAAGGGCGGCATGAACGACGACGAACAATTCGAGCTGTTCGGACCAGCTGCTCAAGTCGACACCCAAACCGCTGCCCAGACACAATGGCAGCGCTCGGTCCTCGGTAGCGAAAGCGCAAACTTCCTCGCGTTCGTGCAGAATGCCATTGAGGAGGAGGACCAGCTTCGAGGCGATGACCGAGACATGATCGATGATGACGATGAGCCAACGTCTGGGAGTGTGGACTTCGACACGTTGCTTCCGGTCGAGACAAACAGCCAGATCGTGGCCGCTCAGGCTTTCCTTCACGTTCTGGCTCTCGGTACCAAGAACATGCTGAGCGCTGCTCAAGACGAGGCCTTTGGGGCCATCACTCTCTGCGTCATTGCGGTTTGA